Proteins encoded together in one Calditrichota bacterium window:
- a CDS encoding IPT/TIG domain-containing protein gives MRRLAYTLVVFAVLVAVGLNCEKEKPIGLYDPSASYNPDPVITSIEPADSALAGLVTITINGQNFSPTTQYDLVYFGQTRVPVLEASAERLLVKSPNIVADAIPVKVAVIGALSFSNVVNYKLVRGVFNWGGYGEFDEPYVLECDRDENVYVTLGSRNVEKISPSGEKQVYGTVPFSLPSGIKFGPGGYLYVGRRSTSFYRIPPGGG, from the coding sequence ATGAGGCGACTAGCCTACACCCTGGTGGTGTTTGCAGTCCTTGTTGCCGTGGGGCTCAATTGCGAGAAAGAGAAGCCCATCGGCCTGTACGATCCTTCGGCTTCCTACAACCCGGACCCGGTCATCACCTCCATTGAGCCTGCGGACAGCGCCCTGGCCGGACTGGTGACGATAACCATCAACGGCCAGAACTTTTCGCCGACCACGCAGTACGACTTGGTCTACTTCGGGCAGACGCGCGTGCCGGTGCTGGAGGCCTCTGCGGAGCGGCTGCTCGTCAAGAGCCCCAACATAGTGGCCGATGCAATTCCGGTCAAGGTGGCCGTGATAGGGGCGTTGTCCTTCAGCAACGTGGTCAACTACAAGCTGGTGCGGGGAGTGTTCAATTGGGGTGGTTATGGCGAGTTCGATGAGCCATACGTCCTGGAGTGCGACCGGGATGAGAACGTCTACGTCACCCTGGGTAGCAGGAATGTGGAGAAGATCTCCCCCTCAGGCGAAAAGCAGGTGTACGGCACCGTACCGTTCTCGCTCCCCAGCGGCATAAAGTTTGGGCCGGGGGGCTACCTGTACGTGGGCAGGAGGTCGACCAGCTTTTACCGCATCCCGCCCGGGGGCGGCG